In Verrucomicrobiota bacterium, a single window of DNA contains:
- the wcaF gene encoding colanic acid biosynthesis acetyltransferase WcaF: MKGGSPEVTSLDPELRVDLSKFTTGGFDRGASAFKEPLWLIVSIILFQLCPLKLSRFKCTVLRWFGATVGRGVVIKPHVKITFPWKLALGDHVWLGEECWLLNLERITITDNVCISQRAFLCSGNHNYKSPSFDLITKPIQVEQGAWIGAACFVGPGVSVGSHAVLTAGSVATKSLEPFGIYRGNPAELIKQRVIAAQGES, translated from the coding sequence ATGAAAGGCGGCAGCCCAGAGGTCACTAGTTTAGATCCCGAATTGCGGGTTGATCTATCAAAGTTCACGACGGGCGGGTTTGACCGCGGGGCGAGCGCGTTCAAGGAGCCCCTGTGGCTTATCGTAAGCATCATTCTATTCCAGCTTTGCCCGCTGAAGTTGTCTCGGTTTAAATGCACGGTGCTGCGGTGGTTCGGAGCAACGGTGGGGCGTGGGGTGGTCATCAAGCCGCACGTTAAGATTACCTTTCCATGGAAGCTGGCCCTCGGCGATCACGTCTGGTTAGGTGAAGAATGTTGGTTGTTGAATCTGGAACGCATCACTATTACTGACAATGTTTGCATCTCGCAGCGCGCCTTTCTCTGTTCAGGAAATCATAACTACAAGTCTCCAAGCTTCGACCTGATCACAAAACCCATTCAAGTGGAGCAGGGGGCGTGGATTGGCGCGGCCTGCTTCGTCGGCCCCGGTGTCAGCGTCGGTTCTCATGCCGTGCTGACCGCCGGTTCGGTTGCGACTAAGAGCTTGGAACCGTTCGGCATTTATCGTGGCAACCCGGCGGAACTTATCAAGCAACGCGTGATTGCAGCGCAGGGCGAATCATGA